TCCATGTGGGCAGAGCATCTCTTAGCCCTGTGTCCTTATTTCCTTATTTAAAGCCCCATCCTCATTCAATCACATAAAACAAAccaggaagagagagagagagagagagagagagatgaggagCATGAAGGGAGAGGTGGTTCTGAACATCCCTGCAGAGAAGGCATGGGAAATGTACAGAGACAACGATATCATCAGCAAAATAAACCCTCAGATGCTTGCCCGAGCCGAATACATTGAAGGAGATGGCAGCCCTGGAAGTTTGAGGCTTTTCAAGCTCGGCCCtggtatatacatatatatccatCCATCCCTCTCTCTCAAACCTTGTTTCACCAATTCAAATTCTTCTAATATTCTACCTcttatatataaagaaaataatggggCATAAGTATCCTATAATAAGcataaatcaaatatattattatagtGATCTACAATAATTAAGCTAGAGTTGCTACAATTAATCATGATACCCCATCTCTGCCCGGCCGACCGGATAGAGTGGTGTTCGATCAGCGTCCAATGGACGTGTTTCAGAACTAATTAATGTCAAGTGAGAGAATTGAGGCATTCGGTCGGTGCCACGGTTGCCAAGACCTTCTGTTGGAATTAAGGCCGGTCGGAGCTCGTTTGACCGAGACTACTCATAGCAGTTTCATCGCAATTCTCGTCCGAACGAGATCGCGACCGGGTATTAGAATTAAGATGGTCTTGGCCGCAATTCATATATgttttctctccctttctagTAAGCAATACTTACCTCAATTCCTTAATTCAATTCTTGTGTGCATGCATGAAAATATCACCATAATTTTGTGTGATTTGCTGCACGCAGCTGTGAGCAACTACGTGAAAGAATCAACACAGAAGATAGAAAAGGTGGAGATGGGGAAGTCGGTGACATACCATGTGATTGGAGGAGAGCTGCGTGGGCTGTACGATCCATACAAGGTTACCTTCTCCTTTGCTCCcattgaaggaaaagaaaatgaaatgtgCATAGCTGAGTGGAAGGCAGAGTTCGAGCCGCTGACTCCTGCAACGCCTCCGCCGGAAAAGGCGAGGGATGCTGCTCTGGGATTCCTCAAGTGGTTTGACAAGTTTAAGCTAAGCTACTAGTTAATAGCTATATGTTTCTATATGTGATGACATGGTGAATAAGATGATCATCGTGCTTTGTGTGTTTATATTCCTGTTATCTGATATTTATGTATGTTAATTAATACAATCTATATGGTCTGTTAATTTGGGAACATggataatatttagttagttatatttgatgggtatttttgtttttttatttattttttgaaatgacaaaaatatccttccaatataattaactggatattatccagttcaaatgaattggagaagaTCCTAATTCAATAATTAAGATTGTAAGCTTTGTATTCTGCTTACAATATCATACAAatgagtttttttcttttggactTTGACAACCCAAAATAAGCATAGAGATATGACATAGTATTAAAGCAAAGTGGTTCGAGTCTTGTCTTAATTCCTCACTCATGATCtcattttaattcaatattttacgtgttaggTCTTACTTATTAAATAGGAGTTTAAGCCATACGTGAGGAgggttagaatattaattagatgATTAAATCAACTATTTTCTATTAGCTTACGCTCTTGGGGCAGttagtgatttaacaaaaataactttttattgtAGCGGATTAGTGGTAGTGAAGGGCTCTAGACAGTGGTTGAGTGTGGATCAAATTGGAAGATAtgcatgaaattgaaaaatggatATGGATCATGATCATCATGTGGAGTCATATTCTAGGGTAAAATACACACCTCTACCAAATAGAGAACTCCTTAGTAAATTAAGTTGTAAATTAAGTTGTTAAATCATGATCAAAACTTAGAGCTTTTAACACCTTACGATTGTAAACGCTTTTGTGCATGCTCTTTattaagagtctgtttggatTTTTACTGGGAAATAGAGCTTTTGTCTATAGAAAAAGTCTGAAATATCTTTTAAAAGATAGCCTTATTTTCAAGCTTTCCCCAAAAACGTAGTTTTGGActttttttagactttttttagacttttttttttttaagttttttttaccaaacaacccATTTTTGGTAGACACAACTTTTGATgtgctaaaaacattttttttaagccaattaaagcaatctcaaacatgctttaaGCCTCTTTTCTTACAATTAATACTGTTTACATGATTTTATTAACCAACTGGCTTCACTGCTCATGAGAGTAGAGACAAATTGGAGGAGTTAAAATAATCTAAAATGACTCATTTTTACTTAACTCCAAAGAAAGTAgcatctctttttattttatttcacgcTGTACATAATGCCACATAATGAATGTGATgtcacatcatttgaaaattttaaataatgtgatataatatatactattagataaaataaaataaaataaaatattaactataaaatagttcattttcatttcatatcCTTGTTCGATGCCACTGGTGACATTAATATAGTCATTGTAAATGAGATATCCAATGACAGAAAAACCTCATCTTATGACTTTGTAATGGACATGGTTTATTGGCCATGTAAAGTGCTTGTAACTTTATGACATATTCTCTCTATTGGATTGCATAGACCTATCCTATCAAATCCCTCAATACCTCGTTTCCCCTCTTTTTAATGATGGCTTTAAGACCTCCATTACTTTCAAATGCACTCATgttttcccccctttttttttctttttctcaagtACTCacgtttttaaattaaaatgtcAGAACTTGCTCCAAGTATATACCAATGAGGATGGTGATATATATGACTTTAAGGGCACGTTTGGTGGTATACGAAATTGTCATTCTTTTAGGAACAAAATgagtattattaaaaatataagaagTTAGAATGTAATGATTATTCCTACTATTTTGTTTGGTGACAAAACATATACGTGCATtagaattgaattaaaattactaaaatatccaagatttataaaaattatatatatatatatatatatatatatgaaaattccatgggtggccaaccacccacAGAATTcattcaaaagtttttttttttcatttggttttaaaataaaatatagtgggtttttttttttgttgggaaaatACCATCTATTCCTCCATGAGTAGCTATTCCTCTATTTAGAGCTCTCACATTGGGTAAGCACAACAGCTTTCGCGCTAGTATGCTCGTCTGTTGCTTGTTCATTAGTGCAACAACTAGGTTATTTTGGCTAACTTTGTagcaaaaaatactaaaaaaaagcTTCACATCAGGCTAGCCATTTTTGGCTAAGGATTTAACTAGCTGCTACAACACTCAACACATTCACTTGAAATTTCAATTAACATTCAATTGAAGACTACAACAAAGCATTCATTAAATAGATGATAAATTGGGTCAAGCAATTGAGAAAAATACACAATGAATCAACTTTCAATTTAACACTAAATATAAAAGCCCAATCTTTTGTATCAAACTCAATTATAAATACTTATGAACCAAAAGTTTGTGTGGAATTAAATTAACTGATTTAGTTGTCCAATCATAATTAATAGTAATGGGAATACCATGAGAAGTAATCATTTTTTAGCTCGTCTTATGCTGCGTGGCAAGGTGATTGATTATGACAAGCATGGGCGGAACCAGACATTTAAAGGTGAAGGgacgaaatttaaaaaaataaaaaagttggggataaaaatttaattttgggagaacatttcataaaaaatcataaatttgaggggtaatttcaaaattttgaagggaCAATAGTCCCGCGAGCAAATACACGGTTCTGCCCTGATGACAAGGTATATACGATCATTTAAAGATGGCTGACTATATATCACTGAGGAATGAGGATGGTGATCTATATGACTCTAAGGGTCACTTTTCACAAGATGGATGGTAGGGATTGAGTTTTAGAAGTAATATTCTTTGATTATTGTTGGTCGCAACCTAAGATCTCTATTAAACCCTCTACATTGACCATGATTGGATTAGAAGATGAAATAAACCAACCTTGTAAAAGAGAGTGCAGGAATAAATGGATAAGGATCTTTTGTAATTGGTTGTCTTAATCAGCTAATGTGGTTATATAATTGAGAGAAGGCATTAATGAAACTCACTTGCCCGAATAGGTGAGTTTCGCACCTCGAACTGCCTAGACACCTACTTATGTAAGTGAGCTCCATCGAAACACTCTCATTTGAAGCTCGGATAAGTTACAATTTGGTCAACGATCCGTTATGAATTGTCCGACACAAGACTACAATCCCTtccccacccccccaaaaaaaaaaaaaatggtttggggTGGAAatctttttatgtttatatatataaaaatacaaaccaCGATGAccaatttttccaattttttccaATTATGTTTAACACCCTCAATAGTAAATAGATGTTCATAATTAAGTACACGAGTCCCCCAAAATGCAGTGTGCTAAGTCCTCCCATAACATAAAAACCGCATTCGATCACTAGTTTAGAGAGATGCATGGATGAATCATCTTAATCCAATAGAAATTCTTCCCATCATCCCAAAATCATCGAATTATATCTACAACTACTTGGAATGGAAAATATATGATAGACCAATGGTCCAATTCCATCAAAATTGCAATGAGAAAGGCCACCAGCTATATATGTTTGATTTCAACTCCCCTGTACATATTTAGATCTTACCAGCCTTCCCCACGCTACCCCAGGTTCCTCTAGTGTGATTTTAGGCCGGAAGGCGAAACTGCTCAATGTCTGTCGAACCATTCTTGGTGAAGCTTGTTACCAGCATATTCATCATCTTACCTAATTTCGACTTGAACTCAATTGATTTGGGGTCTCCTCCAGGCATCATATTCATCATCTTATCTACTTTTGACTTGAACTCAATTGATTTGGGGTCTCCTCCAGCATTATCCTGAGCTCCTTCATTATCAACAAACCCTACAGGAGCACCCTCCATGTATGCTTTGCACGCAGCCAAAATATCGCGTGCTCTCCTGCGAAAATGACTGGCAACAAAGTCCTCAAATTGCTGCAAATCAGAGCCAGATATAGAAAATTTAGTCCATCAGTTCCTCCACGTATGCATATGTATGATAGAAAACCTAATGGTATTATCAGGATGATAAATGCAGCTCACCCCTTAAGATCTAGGGAGAGGGTGAGGTTATGGTTCAAGATTTCATTGGGTCTCACACCCCTTAAGATCTAGGCAGAGGGTGAGGTTATTGTTCAAGACTTTCattacacacacacatttggATATAGAAAAAGCTTGAAAGagctttttagaaagaaaaaaaacctaatttttaaacttctcCCAAAACGCAGtttcagactttttttttttttggagcaaaAACCAAAAGGTGCTCTTTgaagttttttaccaaacagactAATTTTTGCTTGGCACAACCTTTTATGtactaaaaacactttttcagCTGCTTAACACAATCTTAAACAGGCTCTAAGCCCAAGTGACCTACAAGAAAGCAACCAAGGAAGGGCAAAGGAGCTCCAAATTTATGTAAGTACTACGCTTCAACTCTAATGGTTCAACTGCATGTGCAAGCAAAGCAGTTGATGGATAACCTTGATAAATGAAACTACCATCCAGACAAAGATGGTAGGAATAATCATACCTTTGGTGGCCGCCTCAATGTGTATATCATTGTCTTCAAGGATAGAATAAAAGCATTCTCATTGTACGCAAGCGATCTTCTTTCCCCTTCGGGCCCAATGTATGTTTTTTCATAACCAGGCTCATTAAAGAAGGGCTTTGCGTTCAGAATCAGAGCTTGTATAGAGACCAAAACTTGTAGCATGGTTGATTTATCTGGGATCCACATCTCATTCGGTTTACCAGTCCAGGTGCCCAAAAGACTCAGGCAGACTTTCCCACAATCATACAAATTTGGGTTCAGTCGAAGGCCACCTGAATAGTAGTACACCATCTGAAAGAAAGTACAGGATATTAACTCCCAATTTCTATTATATACAATACAAGATATTAAGATGAAAGTACAGGCATTTCCACCAAATACATACCGGTGGTGAGCTGGGATAAGTATCGGGAAAGAGGCAATCAAAGACAAAAAGGCCATCATGATAAGGAGTGCCCGCAGGTCCAATCATAACAGCCCTCAAAAGTTCCATCCTTGCTTCATAAACTCTAACAAATATTGTGTCTGCAGCAGAAGAAGCAGTGAGAGGCAGGGGAGGTAAAAGAAAGGTAGTCCAGGGAACGACAACTTGCAAAATGAAGAAAGCCATTCATATTCTGGTATCATACACTAAACATTAACATTAAAGGGCTTAAGACGTTAATTCTATCCCAAATAAGGACCATGTTTAATGCTTTACAGATATTACAGGCCACATCACATAGAAAAGCTTGATCAGTGATAATGGTCCCAAGATAATCCTGACATGTAAATGCTATAATGGCACAATATTTCCGAATAGAAAGAGTAAGAACTCACCTGGTAAATTCGTCTCTAACATTTTCCACTCATCCTGAATTCTCTTTGCCCAATTCTTGGGTGCCTATCAACAAAGAGACACATAGCAATTCATATCGGAAACACAGAGAAATTACTTACATACATAAATGTCTATGtaattgtttgtgtttgtgtttgtgctGGTGTTGGAGTTAGAAAgggacacacacacacagcaTATAGAGAGACCCGGTGCAAAGCGtaaatttacatctttttttctctttaaagtaCAATCATAAACCATATCAAATTAAGTCACCTTCCCATCTGAAAAGCCCATGCGGCTATAATGATGATCTGAAAAATCATCCCCAATATTAAATTGCTTGAACTGCAGAACGTCTCCCATTACTGTATCCccgttttcttcttctttctcctttgaACTTAACTCTGTAGGGATGATTGAACTGCTTGCAGCAGCTGCCTGCATTTTGCTTTCTGGAAGATCTGAAACAATTAAAGTCCTTGTTGAAACTGGTATGTTTGCACTTGAATCCGAGTCGTTCAACCAAGGAAGTGACACCTCTATTCCTGGAGGCAAATCCACATTATCAAATTGGGATTGCATCCCTATATAACCATCATCGTACAAGAAATCATCATTGTCATCGTAATCAGAAACATAGTCATCATCTTCATAGGaaccaccatcatcatcaccaccaccaccgttGGCATTCTCATCATACCCATTATATGTTATATCAGAAGTAGAACTGTTAAGATTGTTTGAATTGATTGATCCTGACGTGGTGCTCTTGAGGGGATCAACACTGTCCAGTGATCCTACAACAGTAGAATTTCCAGGATCACTGGCTGAAGCATCCTgtagaaagaacaaaattacaaaacacaaaacagcACAAGTAACACTAAGCAAAAGGAAACCAATCAGCAAAGCACAGAGTTAATTCTGACAATATACCTTGACTTGGTCTTGCCATGTCCCTTCATagcttatttttgttttccctttgcTGTTGTCAACCTAAACAATAAGATTGGTCCATGAGCATGTAGTTGATCAACTTTTGCATCAAATAAGCAAAGAAACTAAGCATGTCCACAGAATTTAAACAACGAATCTGAAAGTCCTCTGCAGTTATCAACTCAGGAGAGGGAAATATACCAACGGCAAAATTGTATTCTGCAAGAACATGAGTATGTGTAAAAGCATACACGATGATGTGCCCATGCATGTCTGTGTGTGCGTGAGTGGGGAGAGTTCcaacataataaatatatatttttaaaaaaacaggAAGCAAAATGATAAGTGGAAAACAAGCTGTTTTGGTTTATCAAATTCCTTATCACTACCCTTATTATGGGggaaaaaatcaattaactttAGAAAAAAGGGTTTTGGAGTAGCAAAGGGCATTTGAATGCTTAGAACTCATCCTTCAAAGGAAACACACCTTAGAGTGGGTTCATTAACATTCactctttcatttctttgaaTCAAAAAGGTAAAGAAATTAGCCATTCTGTGCAAAACAGCAGGTCAAAACACCATGTACTCAAGCATGAACATTCGTGCTGGCACAGGAGTGATATTAAACAGTCTTGTAGACCACTAAAAGGATAATCAACTTGCTCTAGAATATTTATTGAATGCCTTCTTGCACCTAACACATAAAACATTTCAAATAACGCTGTTTCTATCCATATAAGCTAAACCTAAGATTATAACACAACGCCTAAAGTCACACATTGTTGTCTATG
This window of the Corylus avellana chromosome ca5, CavTom2PMs-1.0 genome carries:
- the LOC132183230 gene encoding major strawberry allergen Fra a 1-E-like, with amino-acid sequence MRSMKGEVVLNIPAEKAWEMYRDNDIISKINPQMLARAEYIEGDGSPGSLRLFKLGPAVSNYVKESTQKIEKVEMGKSVTYHVIGGELRGLYDPYKVTFSFAPIEGKENEMCIAEWKAEFEPLTPATPPPEKARDAALGFLKWFDKFKLSY
- the LOC132181238 gene encoding putative ubiquitin-conjugating enzyme E2 38, producing the protein MDLDVEGNVAGTPQTLISKKLQHSEVDNSKGKTKISYEGTWQDQVKDASASDPGNSTVVGSLDSVDPLKSTTSGSINSNNLNSSTSDITYNGYDENANGGGGDDDGGSYEDDDYVSDYDDNDDFLYDDGYIGMQSQFDNVDLPPGIEVSLPWLNDSDSSANIPVSTRTLIVSDLPESKMQAAAASSSIIPTELSSKEKEEENGDTVMGDVLQFKQFNIGDDFSDHHYSRMGFSDGKAPKNWAKRIQDEWKMLETNLPDTIFVRVYEARMELLRAVMIGPAGTPYHDGLFVFDCLFPDTYPSSPPMVYYYSGGLRLNPNLYDCGKVCLSLLGTWTGKPNEMWIPDKSTMLQVLVSIQALILNAKPFFNEPGYEKTYIGPEGERRSLAYNENAFILSLKTMIYTLRRPPKQFEDFVASHFRRRARDILAACKAYMEGAPVGFVDNEGAQDNAGGDPKSIEFKSKVDKMMNMMPGGDPKSIEFKSKLGKMMNMLVTSFTKNGSTDIEQFRLPA